A stretch of the Poseidonibacter parvus genome encodes the following:
- a CDS encoding ABC transporter ATP-binding protein yields the protein MVNNEVLLDIKDLHVSYGAITAIKGINIQVKRGEVVTILGANGAGKTTTLQTISGLLKAKSGSIVFDKNDITKCEAHDIVSLGMSHSPEGRRVFGILTVEENLMMGAYTLKDHDKETLEWIYDILPRLKERRKQLAGTLSGGEQQMLAIGRAIMSKPKLLILDEPSLGLAPILIKGIFKAVKEIAQSGVTVLLVEQNAKAALKLADRAYVLEVGKITHEGTAEELLNSKTIQEAYLGKKH from the coding sequence ATGGTTAATAATGAAGTATTATTAGATATAAAAGACCTTCACGTATCTTATGGAGCAATTACTGCTATTAAAGGTATTAATATTCAAGTTAAACGTGGTGAAGTTGTAACAATTCTTGGTGCTAATGGTGCTGGTAAAACGACAACTTTACAAACTATATCTGGACTTTTAAAAGCAAAATCTGGATCTATTGTTTTTGATAAAAATGATATAACAAAATGTGAAGCACATGATATCGTATCTTTAGGAATGTCTCATTCTCCAGAAGGAAGAAGAGTTTTTGGAATCTTAACAGTAGAAGAAAATCTTATGATGGGTGCATATACATTAAAAGATCATGATAAAGAGACATTAGAATGGATTTATGACATTCTTCCAAGACTTAAAGAGCGACGAAAGCAACTTGCAGGAACGCTTTCAGGTGGAGAGCAACAAATGTTAGCAATTGGTAGGGCAATTATGTCTAAACCAAAACTATTAATCCTTGATGAACCATCACTTGGATTAGCACCAATTTTAATTAAAGGTATTTTCAAAGCAGTTAAAGAAATCGCGCAAAGCGGTGTAACTGTTTTATTAGTAGAACAAAATGCAAAGGCTGCTTTAAAATTAGCAGATAGAGCGTATGTACTTGAAGTAGGTAAAATTACTCATGAAGGTACAGCAGAAGAATTGTTAAATTCTAAGACAATTCAAGAAGCATATTTAGGAAAAAAACATTAG
- a CDS encoding proline dehydrogenase family protein: MKKEQELVNSAVTLACKWQNRATELVSDFDREFYVKMNKMLEQPKDKALLIELMDQCFRAESNARIADQICFLLEKHGMAHFFTTKDKTLLYLFQNIGKYLPNISVPLFVNQIREDTKTVVIKGEEEIFNAHLKKRKSEGTRVNINLIGEVVLGEQEAGERMEKYIKALENPNVDYISIKISTIFSQINPLNFENVVDVLVAKLTLIYEAAQKNQYVTNSGEKRDKFINLDMEEYRDLAITVEVFKRTLEKPQFQSLYAGIVLQAYLPDSFLWQKDLCDWARNRVQNGGSPIKFRLVKGANMEMEETEASQKHWEMVTYVDKADTDSNYKRMVRYALDKDNAPFMHIGTASHNLFELAFATVMADENGTSEYHTLEMLEGMSESARLAIKEISKEVILYAPTASKEQFTNAIAYLVRRLDENTGPNNFIRYSFGLKVASKDWKMQENLFRESFEVEKTSFVGSKRVQNRLDEKWDNYSNSSFDTNSYHAEADTDFILEKNHEWAANIVKKWKNTKDTVHTIAPVVVGGEDLVGDRKIFDAIDKCQVEDGVLAGRFALANKEDINKAVAVAKADVDGWRDLTHAQRHEILKAVAIKMRERRDNLIGVASAEVGKVFTETDVEVSEAIDFVEFYTHAIRHFDDYENLEVSAKGVGVVVPPWNFPIAIPVGGVASALAAGNTVIIKPASVAALCSYEMCKCFWDAGISKNVLQFLPCPGALAGEHLIPNKDIDFLILTGGEDTAATMLETRNDLFLSAETGGKDATIVTNMADREQAVKNVCQSAFGNSGQKCSATSLLVLEDEVYNDAGFKKALIDTASSMNVGSIWDMKNRIGTLANKVSGNLERALNELEGNETWALKPEYVDGNPYMLKPSIKWGVEEGNFIHMNELFGPVLAVIKASDLEHAVKIVNATGYGLTSGIESLDEREIEYWKENLEAGNLYINRGTTGAIVLRQPFGGMGKSAIGAGRKAGFYNYVTQFVDIKETQNPKSLKVYNTELTKFIDNCVSTHNNQEDFKKLSIALQSYYSNFETEFSQEKDYAKVRGEDNHFRYLPLDNVLIRVSSEDTLFESISRILAAKVSGVRFKVSIEDNKLIQSFLENSKELFGARDGLVSQTDDEMIKSMDKFDRVIYSDISKVSDVVFKKSAQTLTFIVRQKPMMEGRLELLNYFIEQSISHSFHRYGNIGARDLA, translated from the coding sequence ATGAAAAAAGAACAAGAACTTGTAAATTCTGCTGTAACTCTTGCTTGTAAATGGCAAAATAGAGCAACTGAACTTGTGAGTGATTTTGATAGAGAATTTTATGTAAAGATGAATAAGATGCTTGAACAACCAAAAGATAAAGCACTTTTAATTGAGCTTATGGATCAGTGTTTTAGAGCTGAATCAAATGCAAGAATAGCAGATCAGATTTGTTTTTTATTAGAAAAACATGGAATGGCACATTTTTTTACAACAAAAGATAAAACGCTTTTATACCTATTCCAAAATATAGGTAAATATTTACCTAATATTTCTGTTCCATTATTTGTAAATCAAATTAGAGAAGATACTAAAACTGTAGTAATTAAGGGTGAAGAAGAGATCTTTAATGCACATCTTAAGAAAAGAAAATCTGAAGGAACTAGAGTAAATATCAACCTTATTGGGGAAGTAGTCTTAGGAGAGCAAGAAGCGGGTGAGCGAATGGAAAAATATATAAAGGCATTAGAGAATCCAAATGTTGATTATATTTCTATTAAAATATCTACTATTTTTTCACAAATTAATCCTTTAAATTTTGAAAATGTTGTTGATGTATTAGTTGCTAAGCTTACTTTAATTTATGAAGCCGCACAAAAGAATCAATATGTAACAAACTCTGGTGAAAAGAGAGATAAGTTCATTAATCTTGATATGGAAGAGTACCGAGATTTAGCTATTACTGTTGAAGTATTTAAAAGAACTTTAGAAAAGCCACAATTTCAAAGCCTTTATGCTGGTATTGTATTACAAGCTTATTTACCTGATTCCTTTCTTTGGCAAAAAGATTTATGTGATTGGGCAAGAAATAGAGTACAAAATGGTGGATCTCCTATTAAGTTTAGACTTGTTAAGGGTGCTAATATGGAGATGGAAGAAACAGAAGCCTCTCAAAAACATTGGGAAATGGTTACTTATGTAGATAAAGCTGACACTGATTCAAATTATAAAAGAATGGTTAGATATGCACTGGATAAAGACAATGCTCCATTTATGCATATAGGAACAGCATCTCACAATTTATTTGAATTAGCATTTGCTACTGTAATGGCAGATGAGAATGGAACAAGTGAATATCATACATTAGAAATGTTAGAAGGTATGAGTGAATCTGCAAGATTAGCAATTAAAGAAATTTCTAAAGAAGTGATTTTATATGCACCTACTGCATCAAAAGAACAATTTACAAATGCAATTGCATATTTAGTGCGAAGACTTGATGAAAATACTGGTCCAAATAACTTTATTAGATATTCATTTGGATTAAAAGTTGCTTCAAAAGACTGGAAAATGCAAGAAAATCTTTTTAGAGAATCTTTTGAAGTTGAAAAAACATCTTTTGTAGGTTCTAAAAGAGTTCAAAATAGATTAGACGAAAAATGGGACAATTATTCAAACTCTTCTTTTGATACAAACTCTTACCATGCAGAAGCTGATACTGATTTTATTTTAGAAAAAAATCATGAATGGGCTGCTAATATTGTTAAAAAATGGAAAAACACTAAAGATACTGTTCATACAATTGCCCCTGTTGTTGTAGGTGGAGAAGATTTAGTAGGTGATCGTAAAATTTTTGATGCTATTGATAAATGTCAAGTTGAAGATGGTGTATTAGCAGGTAGATTTGCCTTAGCAAATAAAGAAGATATTAATAAAGCTGTTGCAGTTGCAAAGGCTGATGTTGATGGTTGGAGAGATTTAACTCATGCACAAAGACATGAAATATTAAAAGCAGTTGCAATTAAAATGCGTGAAAGAAGAGATAATTTAATTGGAGTAGCTTCAGCTGAAGTTGGTAAAGTATTTACTGAAACTGATGTAGAAGTATCTGAAGCAATTGATTTTGTTGAATTCTATACTCATGCAATTAGACACTTTGATGATTATGAAAATCTTGAAGTTAGTGCAAAAGGTGTTGGTGTAGTTGTTCCTCCTTGGAATTTCCCTATTGCAATTCCCGTTGGTGGAGTAGCATCAGCATTAGCAGCTGGTAATACTGTTATTATTAAACCTGCTTCTGTTGCTGCTTTATGTTCTTATGAAATGTGTAAATGTTTCTGGGATGCTGGGATTTCAAAAAATGTTTTACAATTTCTTCCTTGTCCAGGAGCACTTGCAGGAGAGCATTTAATTCCAAATAAAGATATTGACTTCTTAATCTTAACAGGTGGTGAAGATACAGCTGCAACAATGTTAGAAACTAGAAATGATTTATTCTTATCGGCTGAAACTGGTGGAAAAGATGCCACAATTGTTACAAATATGGCAGATAGAGAACAAGCTGTTAAAAATGTATGTCAAAGTGCATTTGGAAACTCTGGTCAAAAATGTTCAGCAACTTCTTTACTTGTATTAGAAGATGAAGTTTATAACGACGCAGGGTTTAAAAAGGCATTAATTGATACGGCAAGCTCAATGAATGTAGGTTCTATTTGGGACATGAAAAATAGAATCGGAACATTAGCTAATAAAGTAAGTGGTAACCTAGAACGGGCACTTAATGAGCTTGAAGGTAATGAAACTTGGGCTTTAAAACCAGAATATGTTGATGGTAACCCTTATATGTTAAAACCATCAATTAAATGGGGAGTTGAGGAAGGTAACTTTATTCACATGAATGAATTATTTGGACCTGTATTAGCAGTTATTAAAGCAAGTGATTTAGAACATGCAGTTAAAATAGTAAATGCAACTGGATATGGATTAACTTCCGGAATTGAATCTTTAGATGAAAGAGAAATAGAATATTGGAAAGAAAATCTTGAAGCTGGTAACCTTTATATAAATAGAGGAACTACAGGTGCAATAGTTTTACGACAACCATTTGGTGGAATGGGTAAATCTGCAATTGGAGCAGGGAGAAAAGCTGGTTTCTATAACTATGTTACTCAATTTGTTGATATAAAAGAAACTCAAAATCCAAAAAGTTTAAAAGTATATAATACTGAATTAACTAAATTTATTGATAACTGTGTTAGTACTCATAATAATCAAGAAGATTTCAAGAAATTAAGTATTGCACTACAATCATATTATTCTAACTTTGAAACAGAGTTCTCACAAGAGAAAGATTATGCAAAGGTAAGAGGTGAAGATAACCACTTTAGATATTTACCTTTAGATAATGTACTTATTAGAGTATCAAGTGAGGATACATTATTTGAATCAATCTCAAGAATCTTAGCTGCAAAAGTATCAGGAGTTAGATTTAAAGTTTCTATTGAAGATAATAAATTAATTCAATCATTCCTAGAGAATTCAAAAGAATTATTTGGTGCACGTGACGGTTTAGTTTCTCAAACAGATGATGAAATGATTAAGTCAATGGATAAATTTGATAGAGTAATTTATTCGGATATTTCAAAAGTATCAGATGTAGTGTTTAAGAAATCTGCCCAAACATTAACTTTTATAGTAAGACAAAAACCAATGATGGAAGGAAGACTAGAGCTTCTTAATTACTTCATTGAACAATCAATCTCACACTCTTTCCATAGATATGGAAATATTGGTGCTAGGGATTTAGCTTAA
- a CDS encoding FMN-binding glutamate synthase family protein produces MGTGITLFLSLVIIIIAWYIHDKYVQRTHQILVNYPIIGRLRFVFQEFREPFRQYFGDEKFYESMDKLDWVYNASRDKISFSSFSPAQPLEKPKFMLRHTNIVLNDDEVDNEFNVTLGENREQPFFAKSVIARAPMSDGSISPEGTRAFVYGAKMGGFPINSGEGGLTSNFFVTHYDYDERYMKEVRGSILEYKIFKLAKIFFNEPVAVDLYRKRVFKNDLEADTYMFNKDKECFYRPNWEAPLESFPSVVPEDMADIILQISSGFYGVRTKEGEFDIERYKKQMSFCKMTEIKIAQGAKQTGGKLVAKKVTPSIAYYRNIEANKDAFSPNRFPYANTIEELFNFIGTLQVASKKPVGIKIVISDHDNIVPLAQEIKRRIDLNLPYPDYISIDGGSGGSATAPLDMMERIGMDIRDALYLVDKVLKDYGVRDKVKISASGKILTPDDIVIILCLGADFVQIARGFMMSAGCIRARFCSGATKHQCPVGLATQDIKKRKHYFVKKHSQNVKNYHNNILKSMKSLLAVMGLKNVKDLSKEKLIFLDKDSIIHDDMDALFERRVLKKKGKSDES; encoded by the coding sequence ATGGGAACAGGAATAACACTATTCTTAAGTCTAGTAATTATAATAATAGCATGGTATATACACGATAAATATGTACAAAGAACACATCAAATTTTAGTTAATTATCCAATAATTGGAAGATTAAGATTTGTATTTCAGGAATTTAGAGAACCTTTTAGACAATACTTTGGAGATGAGAAGTTTTATGAATCTATGGACAAATTGGACTGGGTTTATAATGCATCAAGAGATAAAATAAGCTTCTCATCTTTTTCCCCTGCACAACCTTTAGAAAAACCAAAGTTTATGTTAAGACATACCAATATTGTTTTAAATGATGATGAAGTTGATAATGAATTTAATGTAACACTTGGAGAAAATAGAGAACAACCTTTCTTTGCAAAATCTGTAATTGCACGTGCACCAATGAGCGACGGATCTATTTCTCCAGAAGGTACACGAGCCTTTGTATATGGTGCAAAAATGGGAGGTTTCCCTATTAACTCAGGGGAAGGTGGGCTTACTTCTAACTTTTTTGTAACGCATTATGATTATGATGAAAGATACATGAAAGAAGTAAGAGGTAGTATTTTAGAATATAAAATATTTAAGTTAGCAAAAATATTTTTTAATGAACCAGTTGCAGTAGACTTATACAGGAAAAGAGTTTTTAAAAATGATTTAGAAGCTGACACTTATATGTTTAATAAAGATAAAGAGTGTTTTTATAGACCAAATTGGGAAGCTCCTCTTGAGAGTTTTCCAAGTGTTGTTCCTGAAGATATGGCTGATATTATATTACAAATAAGTTCAGGCTTTTATGGAGTAAGAACAAAAGAGGGAGAATTTGATATTGAACGTTATAAAAAGCAAATGAGTTTTTGTAAAATGACGGAGATAAAAATTGCTCAAGGAGCTAAACAAACAGGTGGAAAATTAGTAGCTAAAAAAGTTACTCCTTCTATTGCATATTATAGAAATATAGAAGCTAATAAAGATGCCTTCTCCCCGAATAGATTTCCATATGCAAATACAATAGAGGAATTGTTCAATTTTATTGGGACATTGCAAGTTGCTTCAAAAAAACCAGTTGGAATTAAAATTGTAATTTCAGATCATGATAATATTGTTCCCCTTGCCCAAGAGATAAAAAGAAGAATAGATTTAAATCTTCCTTATCCTGATTATATTTCGATTGATGGAGGAAGTGGTGGAAGTGCAACAGCACCTTTGGACATGATGGAAAGAATTGGTATGGATATTAGGGATGCTTTATATTTAGTAGATAAAGTTCTTAAAGATTATGGAGTAAGAGATAAAGTGAAAATATCTGCAAGTGGTAAGATTCTTACTCCTGATGATATTGTAATTATTCTTTGTCTAGGTGCAGACTTTGTACAAATAGCACGTGGGTTTATGATGAGTGCTGGATGTATACGAGCTAGATTTTGCTCAGGAGCTACAAAACACCAATGTCCAGTAGGACTTGCAACTCAAGATATTAAAAAAAGAAAGCATTATTTTGTTAAAAAACATTCGCAAAATGTGAAAAACTATCATAATAATATTTTAAAAAGTATGAAAAGTCTATTAGCGGTAATGGGTCTTAAAAATGTAAAAGATTTAAGTAAAGAGAAGTTGATATTCTTAGATAAAGATTCAATTATTCATGATGATATGGATGCTTTATTTGAAAGAAGAGTTTTAAAGAAGAAAGGGAAATCAGATGAAAGTTAA
- the ctlX gene encoding citrulline utilization hydrolase CtlX — MSLIQSPNTIVMVRPWKFCSNPETSDDNAFQKISSLTKSNTAFNAKEEFNEVVRVLESKTIKVHIFDDFGEKDTPDSVFPNNWFSTHPGGHIAIYPMFSLSRRRERRQDIIEMLKSEYRVQDVIDFSGLEWDNLFLEGTGAMVLDHINRIAYTAKSNRSSEIILERFCSIFHYEPMAFDTEDENGKTVYHTNVMMSIGTKYALICLNMINDDKRRAEVKSRLEESGRVVIDLSFAQINNFAGNTLELTGLNGKKYLVISKVAYESLHSSEIEILSKMVETIPISIPTIELAGGSVRCMMAGIHLSKRK, encoded by the coding sequence ATGTCATTAATACAATCCCCCAATACTATAGTCATGGTAAGGCCGTGGAAGTTTTGTTCTAATCCTGAAACTTCTGATGATAATGCTTTTCAAAAAATCAGCTCATTAACTAAGTCAAATACAGCTTTTAATGCAAAAGAAGAATTTAATGAAGTAGTTAGAGTATTAGAATCAAAAACAATTAAAGTTCATATATTTGATGATTTTGGGGAAAAAGATACTCCTGATTCTGTATTTCCTAATAATTGGTTTTCAACGCACCCTGGTGGTCATATAGCAATTTATCCAATGTTTTCTTTAAGTAGAAGAAGAGAAAGGAGGCAAGATATTATTGAGATGTTGAAGTCTGAATATAGAGTTCAAGATGTAATTGATTTTTCTGGTTTAGAATGGGATAATTTATTTCTTGAAGGAACTGGGGCAATGGTTCTTGATCATATAAATAGAATTGCATATACAGCTAAATCAAATAGATCAAGTGAAATTATTTTAGAAAGATTTTGCTCTATTTTTCATTATGAACCAATGGCATTTGATACGGAAGATGAAAATGGTAAAACAGTTTATCATACTAATGTAATGATGAGCATAGGTACTAAGTATGCATTAATTTGTTTAAATATGATAAATGATGATAAAAGAAGAGCAGAAGTAAAAAGTAGACTTGAAGAATCAGGAAGGGTTGTTATTGATTTGAGCTTTGCTCAGATTAATAATTTTGCAGGTAATACCTTAGAATTAACTGGCTTAAATGGAAAGAAATACTTAGTAATATCAAAAGTTGCCTATGAATCATTACATAGTTCAGAGATAGAAATATTATCGAAAATGGTTGAAACTATACCTATAAGTATCCCAACAATTGAGTTAGCTGGTGGTTCAGTTAGATGTATGATGGCTGGAATCCATCTTAGTAAAAGAAAATAA
- a CDS encoding ornithine cyclodeaminase has translation MKVLEIEDIKRIVEKLGYKDFYSMLIRTLEEDYSNWESFDKTPRVANHVDGGVIELMPISNDKLYTFKYVNGHPKNPAQNKMTVMATGQLSEVSTGEPLMFTEMTLLTAFRTAANSAMAAKYLAKKDSKILTLIGTGAQSEFQYLAFSQIFDLEEIRYFDTDPKAMDKFEKNMKQFDIKITRCKDSREAAMGADIITTCTADKRYQTVLTRDMILGDVYINGIGGDCPGKTEIEKELVESSTVVCEFLEQCKIEGEIQQLDKDFTCTELYEVIRGEKKINVETHGTIVFDSVGFAIEDYSVLRLIYKLANELNIGKEMNLLPELDDVKDLFSLVEKK, from the coding sequence ATGAAAGTATTAGAAATAGAAGATATTAAAAGAATTGTAGAAAAGCTAGGATATAAAGATTTTTATTCAATGTTAATAAGAACATTAGAAGAAGATTATTCAAATTGGGAGAGTTTTGATAAAACACCAAGAGTAGCAAATCATGTTGATGGTGGAGTGATTGAATTAATGCCAATTTCAAATGATAAATTATATACATTTAAATATGTAAATGGACATCCTAAAAATCCAGCACAAAATAAAATGACAGTAATGGCAACGGGACAATTATCAGAAGTTTCAACAGGTGAACCTTTGATGTTTACGGAAATGACATTGTTAACAGCATTTAGAACAGCAGCAAACTCAGCAATGGCAGCAAAATATTTAGCAAAAAAAGATTCAAAAATATTAACACTTATTGGAACAGGTGCACAAAGTGAATTTCAATATCTTGCATTTTCACAAATATTTGATCTTGAAGAAATAAGATACTTTGATACAGATCCAAAAGCAATGGATAAATTTGAAAAAAATATGAAACAATTTGATATAAAAATAACAAGATGTAAAGATTCAAGAGAAGCGGCAATGGGTGCAGATATTATTACAACATGTACTGCTGATAAAAGGTATCAAACTGTTTTAACAAGAGATATGATTTTAGGAGATGTATATATTAATGGAATAGGTGGAGATTGTCCAGGTAAAACAGAAATTGAAAAAGAATTAGTTGAGTCATCAACAGTAGTATGTGAATTTTTAGAACAATGTAAAATTGAAGGTGAAATACAACAATTAGATAAAGATTTTACTTGTACGGAATTGTATGAAGTTATTCGAGGTGAGAAGAAAATAAATGTAGAAACTCATGGAACAATAGTATTTGATTCAGTAGGGTTTGCAATCGAAGATTATTCTGTATTAAGGTTAATTTATAAATTAGCGAATGAATTAAACATTGGTAAAGAAATGAATCTTCTTCCTGAATTAGATGATGTTAAAGATTTATTTTCTTTAGTGGAGAAAAAATAA
- a CDS encoding arginase, whose protein sequence is MLKRIKVIEVYSDIAGHRKGASYGIEALRTSSIEENSQYYEKLDVDTIGENNQHYPDSIFKHAKHADRIHTTILNLASKVKEARDERKFPIVIAGDHSSCAGTMHGLKMAHPDAEIGVIYIDAHADIHSPYTSSSGNMHGMPLAMACALDNLECQINELTLPETEYWNKLKFMASNEASIKPENIVFCAVRDYQEEEMSLIKKHKIPLYSVEEITHKGIGPTVEEIFKKLEYCDHIYVSFDVDSVDPLYIPGTGTPAENGLSYEQAMQLNIELIKNEKVCCWEMAEINPLYNNSKDDSTRIFKILEKVTHSLLNNY, encoded by the coding sequence ATGTTAAAAAGAATAAAGGTTATAGAAGTATACTCTGATATTGCAGGACATAGAAAAGGCGCTTCATATGGTATTGAAGCATTAAGAACATCTTCAATAGAAGAAAATTCTCAATATTATGAAAAATTAGATGTTGATACGATTGGTGAGAATAACCAGCATTATCCTGATTCTATTTTTAAACATGCAAAACATGCTGATCGTATACATACTACTATTTTAAATTTGGCTTCTAAAGTAAAAGAAGCTAGAGATGAAAGAAAGTTTCCAATTGTTATAGCAGGAGATCACTCAAGTTGTGCAGGAACAATGCATGGTTTAAAAATGGCACATCCTGATGCAGAAATTGGTGTAATTTATATTGATGCGCATGCAGATATTCATTCTCCTTATACAAGTAGTTCAGGAAATATGCATGGTATGCCTTTAGCAATGGCTTGTGCACTTGATAATCTTGAATGTCAAATAAATGAATTGACTTTACCCGAAACTGAATATTGGAATAAATTAAAATTTATGGCTTCAAATGAAGCCTCTATAAAACCTGAGAATATAGTTTTTTGTGCAGTAAGAGACTACCAAGAAGAAGAAATGTCTTTAATCAAAAAACATAAAATTCCTTTATACTCTGTTGAAGAAATTACACATAAAGGAATAGGACCAACAGTAGAAGAAATTTTTAAAAAGCTTGAATATTGTGATCATATTTATGTTTCATTTGATGTTGATAGTGTCGACCCTTTATATATTCCTGGGACTGGGACTCCTGCTGAAAATGGTCTTTCATATGAACAAGCAATGCAGTTAAATATAGAACTTATAAAAAATGAAAAAGTATGCTGTTGGGAAATGGCAGAAATTAATCCACTTTATAATAATTCAAAAGACGATTCTACAAGAATTTTCAAAATTTTAGAAAAAGTGACTCATTCTTTATTAAATAACTACTAA
- a CDS encoding YjiH family protein has protein sequence MKNNNFVINKEEEGYNLTLTGILKFFIPSVIGIMIFMFPIPYLDGKFVTYLEGFTIPIAVIKDYIQGFFGDLLPMFVVISIMITLVGTLYTKIMKPSFILKNEFLDNLFNVSFFWTITRIIGAIFVLITYFKYGYEMIHSGNTGGLLLNDLMPVLLIVFFLAGVLLPLILDFGLLEFVGVILSRVMRPLFGLPGRSSVDCLTSWLGDGTIGVLLTNKQLESGFYTKREAAVIATSFSAVSITFCLVVISQVKLESYFIHMIGVVAVCGIACAFIVPRLMPLSKIENAYTKDNEDRDHETVPKGKTLFTYGLQKASQRAEKSPSLFSFLNDGLKNVLDMWIGVLPVVMAIGTFGLIIAEETPLFSYLGMPFIPFIELLNIPHAVEMSETIMVGFADMFLPTIIGSSIESDLTRFVIACLSVSQLIYMSEVGGLILATKIPVNFIQLLIIFLLRTIISLPIIAIFAHLIF, from the coding sequence GTGAAAAATAATAATTTCGTAATAAATAAGGAAGAAGAAGGTTACAATTTAACCTTAACAGGAATTTTAAAGTTCTTTATTCCTTCGGTAATAGGAATAATGATATTTATGTTCCCTATTCCATACCTTGATGGTAAGTTTGTAACTTATTTAGAGGGATTTACTATTCCAATCGCGGTAATAAAAGATTATATTCAAGGTTTTTTTGGTGATTTATTGCCTATGTTTGTTGTAATATCGATTATGATAACTCTTGTTGGTACTTTGTATACAAAGATTATGAAACCATCTTTTATCTTAAAAAATGAGTTTTTAGATAACTTATTTAATGTTTCATTTTTTTGGACAATCACTAGAATAATTGGTGCAATTTTTGTTCTTATTACTTATTTTAAATATGGTTATGAAATGATTCATTCTGGAAATACAGGTGGCTTACTATTAAATGATTTAATGCCTGTACTTCTAATTGTATTTTTTTTAGCAGGAGTATTATTACCTTTGATTCTTGATTTTGGTTTACTAGAATTTGTTGGAGTAATATTAAGTAGAGTTATGAGACCACTATTTGGTTTACCTGGAAGATCATCTGTAGATTGTTTAACTTCATGGCTAGGAGATGGAACAATTGGTGTTTTATTAACAAACAAACAACTTGAAAGTGGATTTTATACAAAAAGAGAAGCTGCTGTAATTGCAACAAGTTTTTCTGCAGTATCTATTACTTTTTGTTTGGTCGTTATCTCACAAGTTAAATTAGAGAGCTACTTTATTCATATGATTGGTGTTGTTGCTGTATGTGGTATTGCTTGTGCTTTTATTGTCCCTCGGTTAATGCCTTTATCTAAAATTGAAAATGCTTATACTAAAGACAATGAAGACAGAGACCATGAGACAGTTCCAAAAGGAAAAACATTATTCACATATGGATTGCAAAAGGCTTCACAAAGAGCGGAAAAAAGTCCGAGTCTATTTTCTTTTTTAAATGATGGCTTAAAGAATGTCTTAGATATGTGGATTGGAGTATTACCTGTAGTAATGGCAATTGGTACTTTTGGACTTATAATTGCAGAAGAAACACCTCTTTTCAGCTATTTAGGTATGCCATTCATTCCCTTTATAGAATTATTAAATATCCCACATGCTGTAGAAATGTCAGAAACAATTATGGTTGGATTTGCAGATATGTTTTTGCCTACGATTATTGGTTCTTCAATAGAATCTGATTTAACTAGATTTGTAATAGCTTGTTTATCTGTTTCTCAATTAATTTATATGTCAGAAGTTGGTGGATTAATTTTAGCTACTAAAATACCTGTTAACTTTATTCAATTGTTAATCATCTTTTTATTAAGAACAATAATTTCCTTACCAATTATTGCGATTTTTGCGCATCTTATATTTTAA
- a CDS encoding threonine/serine exporter family protein yields the protein MITIILNILLKSIFASIASTGFAMLFNVPKATLKFCALGGAITYVIRNISMQLGLSIEFSTFIAATCIGIITLKWSKKFLVPRPVYSVASIIPMIPGTFAFTAMISLVDMNTHGVSPELIKIFIENALKALSILGAITFGLALTSLYYMRLNRPVV from the coding sequence ATGATAACAATTATTTTAAATATCTTATTAAAATCTATTTTTGCAAGTATTGCTTCAACTGGGTTTGCAATGCTTTTTAATGTTCCAAAAGCAACGTTAAAATTTTGTGCACTAGGTGGTGCTATTACTTATGTAATTAGAAATATATCTATGCAATTAGGACTTTCTATTGAATTTTCAACATTTATAGCAGCAACTTGTATTGGTATTATTACTTTAAAATGGTCAAAGAAATTTTTAGTTCCAAGACCTGTTTATTCCGTTGCTTCTATAATTCCTATGATTCCTGGAACTTTTGCCTTTACTGCAATGATATCTTTAGTTGATATGAATACTCATGGTGTAAGCCCTGAACTAATTAAAATATTTATTGAGAATGCATTAAAAGCTTTATCAATTTTAGGTGCTATTACTTTTGGTCTAGCACTTACATCTTTATACTATATGAGATTAAATAGACCTGTAGTTTAA